A part of Ptychodera flava strain L36383 chromosome 11, AS_Pfla_20210202, whole genome shotgun sequence genomic DNA contains:
- the LOC139144033 gene encoding adhesion G protein-coupled receptor B1-like — protein sequence MRRFCNVNGEWDEVDTTDCKTRELLELAEKITNITGMVDAVIALDSLTNVTEHLNITHGGDLLLESDLMLNIATTVSSQELGESVLNVTNTYIQRFIKHIDRLLAVKFEGLWAQVHQEHGPNKGVLKLFSSLESFGDTLYDFMRISRQDVTLSTGALDLRGVFIKSLDDFMIDFTTNTVPTKRRLLKWNSSDLQDSYLQIPKATLEKINVSTSIEMPLVVICYIYRNPGDFLPTDTVTTRPQRRNWVNSITAVQRVKRVNTPVISLSVYPQTRQNIDVDVQMRFYLKEEGYSPTCSSMSLEAIYGIWSNHGCSVSEIGVHEVWEYVECKCNHVANFAVITIIGKEPKPFLKAAANIVLTICCVLSLLFIISSVIVVFLARLTSDFYVVLCQAMVSLGFYPVLIAIDANLIERENENTCRIVAAFCQFALLSNASWMMNMSVQLFIRLKYYVYRSTVARISYIICGWVLPSVVFAILKSNIPAHRELNSCLVFNPSTDYTVTLTLVSLTGMVTCFMYWCDYKMFIKLAKVINGPEEQLLWDKISTSMLLQGIFMVGRCVNVIAVMANDNPYPVYFLACLILLEGSFVFLGHFATNQELLIVLRARYFESDEDHKQAVNDFEVEDAQRLQIQYFGCRLNERIINA from the exons ATGAGACGGTTCTGTAATGTCAATGGAGAATGGGACGAGGTGGATACAACTGATTGCAAGACCAGGGAGTTACTTGAGCTAGCAGAGAAG ATAACTAACATAACTGGCATGGTTGATGCAGTGATAGCTCTGGATTCCCTAACCAATGTCACCGAACATCTCAATATAACCCATGGAGGCGATTTATTGCTCGAGAGTGACCTCATGCTAAACATAGCGACAACTGTATCGTCTCAAGAATTAGGAGAGTCTGTCCTTAACGTTACAAACACGTATATTCAG CGTTTTATAAAACATATTGATCGACTCTTGGCAGTAAAATTTGAAGGTTTATGGGCACAAGTACATCAG GAACACGGACCAAACAAGGGAGTGTTGAAGCTGTTTTCTTCTCTAGAATCATTCGGTGACACATTGTATGACTTCATGAGAATATCTAGACAGGACGTGACCTTGTCAACTGGTGCATTAG atTTAAGAGGTGTTTTTATAAAATCTCTCGACGACTTCATGATTGATTTTACCACAAACACTGTACCAACGAAGAGGCGTTTACTGAAATGGAACAGCTCAGACCTTCAAGATAGTTACCTACAGATACCCAAGGCAACACTGGAAAAGATAAATGTGTCTACTTCTATAG AGATGCCGTTGGTAGTGATATGCTACATCTATCGAAATCCGGGAGACTTTTTACCAACGGACACTGTCACAACAAG ACCGCAAAGACGAAATTGGGTAAACTCAATAACTGCAGTGCAGAGAGTAAAGCGGGTGAACACACCTGTTATTTCGTTGTCAGTATATCCTCAAACGCGTCAGAATATTGATGTGGATGTCCAGATGAGATTCTACTTAAAAGAG GAAGGATATTCCCCGACCTGTTCATCCATGTCTCTTGAAGCTATTTATGG GATATGGAGTAATCACGGATGCAGTGTCAGTGAAATTGGTGTCCATGAGGTTTGGGAGTATGTAGAGTGCAAATGTAATCACGTGGCAAACTTTGCTGTTATTACAATCATTGGCAAGGAACCTAAG CCTTTTCTTAAAGCCGCCGCCAACATTGTTTTGACGATTTGCTGCGTTTTATCCTTGTTATTCATTATATCGAGTGTCATCGTTGTATTTTTGGCAAG GCTGACATCAGACTTTTATGTTGTCCTATGCCAGGCTATGGTGTCACTTGGTTTCTATCCGGTCTTAATCGCAATAGACGCCAACCTTATCGAAAGAGAGAATGAG AATACATGCCGAATTGTGGCGGCCTTCTGTCAGTTTGCACTGTTAAGCAATGCTTCCTGGATGATGAACATGAGTGTTCAACTTTTCATCCGTCTCAAGTATTACGTATACCGAAGTACAGTGGCAAG AATCTCTTACATCATTTGCGGTTGGGTACTGCCTAGTGTTGTCTTtgctattttgaaatcaaacattCCCGCTCACCGAGAATTGAACAG TTGTCTGGTTTTCAATCCTTCAACTGATTATACCGTCACATTAACGTTAGTGTCACTGACTGGAATG GTAACGTGTTTTATGTACTGGTGTGATTACAAGATGTTCATTAAATTGGCGAAGGTCATTAATGGACCAGAAGAGCAGTTATTATG GGACAAGATAAGCACTTCAATGCTGCTCCAAGGCATATTCATGGTTGGGCGATGTGTCAATGTTATCGCAGTAATGGCAAATGACAATCCATACCCAGTCTATTTCTTAGCATGTCTTATTTTACTCGAG GGGTCTTTCGTTTTCCTTGGACACTTTGCCACAAATCAGGAG CTGCTGATTGTCCTTAGGGCTCGGTACTTTGAATCGGACGAAGATCATAAGCAGGCTGTAAACGACTTTGAGGTAGAAGATGCTCAGCGACTGCAGATTCAGTACTTTGGATGCAGATTAAATGAACGCATAATAAATGCATGA